In Phocoena phocoena chromosome 11, mPhoPho1.1, whole genome shotgun sequence, one DNA window encodes the following:
- the GCAT gene encoding 2-amino-3-ketobutyrate coenzyme A ligase, mitochondrial, producing MMWAGRVFRAALSGAPCGHRAQSALAQLRGVLEEELEGIRGAGTWKSERVITSRQGPRIHVDGISGGILNFCANNYLGLSSHPEVIQAGLQALKEFGAGLSSVRFICGTQSIHKDLEAKIARFHQREDAILYPSCFDANAGLFEALLTPEDAVLSDELNHASIIDGIRLCKAHKYRYRHLDMADLEAKLQEAQGHRLRLVATDGAFSMDGDIAPLQEICCLASRYGALVFVDECHATGFLGATGRGTDELLGVMDQVTIVNSTLGKALGGASGGYTTGPGSLVSLLRQRARPYLFSNSLPPAVVGCASKALDLLMESNAIIQSMAAKTQRFRSKMEAAGFTISGANHPICPVMLGDARLASCMADDMLKRGIFVIGFSYPVVPKGKARIRVQISAVHSEEDIDRCVEAFVEVGRLHGALP from the exons ATGATGTGGGCTGGCCGCGTCTTCCGCGCTGCGCTCTCCGGGGCACCCTGCGGCCACCGCGCGCAGTCAGCGCTGGCTCAGCTGCGTGGCGTCCTGGAGGAGGAACTGGAAGGCATCCGCGGAGCTGGCACCTGGAAGAGCGAGCGGGTCATCACGTCCCGTCAGGGGCCGCGCATCCACGTGGACGGCATCTCCGGAG GAATCCTTAACTTCTGTGCCAACAACTACTTGGGCCTGAGCAGCCACCCCGAGGTCATCCAGGCAGGTCTGCAGGCCCTGAAGGAGTTTGGAGCTGGCCTTAGCTCTGTCCGCTTCATCTGTGGCACCCAG AGCATCCACAAGGATCTAGAAGCAAAGATAGCCCGCTTCCACCAGCGGGAGGACGCCATCCTCTATCCCAGCTGTTTTGATGCCAACGCCGGCCTCTTTGAG GCTCTGCTGACCCCGGAGGACGCAGTCCTGTCGGATGAGCTGAACCATGCCTCCATCATCGATGGTATCCGTCTGTGCAAGGCCCACAAGTACCGCTACCGCCACCTGGATATGGCCGATCTGGAGGCCAagctgcaggaggcccag GGACATCGGCTGCGCCTGGTGGCCACCGATGGGGCCTTTTCCATGGATGGCGACATCGCACCCCTGCAGGAGATCTGTTGCCTTGCCTCTCGATATGGTGCCTTGGTCTTTGTGGACGAATGCCACGCCACTGGCTTCCTGGGAGCCACAGGACG GGGCACAGATGAGCTGCTGGGCGTGATGGACCAGGTCACCATCGTCAACTCCACACTGGGGAAGGCGCTGGGCGGAGCGTCAG GGGGCTACACTACAGGGCCTGGGTCCCTGGTGTCCCTGCTACGGCAGCGTGCCCGGCCCTACCTCTTCTCCAACAGTCTGCCACCTGCTGTCGTCGGCTGTGCCTCCAAGGCCCTGGACCTGCTCATGGAGAGCAACGCTATCATCCAATCTATGGCGGCCAAGACCCAGCG ATTCCGCAGTAAGATGGAGGCTGCTGGCTTCACCATCTCGGGAGCCAATCACCCCATCTGCCCTGTGATGCTGGGTGATGCTCGGCTGGCCTCTTGCATGGCGGATGACATGCTGAAGAGAG GCATCTTTGTCATCGGGTTTAGCTACCCCGTGGTCCCCAAGGGCAAGGCCCGGATCCGGGTCCAGATCTCAGCGGTGCACAGCGAGGAGGACATTGACCGCTGCGTGGAGGCCTTCGTGGAGGTGGGGCGGCTGCACGGGGCACTGCCTTGA